The genomic region CCTTCGAGTTCCACAACGACACCTACCCGGACATCGACGACACCGCCGAGGTGGTGCTGGCGCTGCGCCGGGTCAAGCACCCGGAGCCGGCCAAGGTGGACGGCGCGGTCCACCGCGGCGTCGAGTGGAACCTCGGCATGCAGTCCAAGAACGGTGCCTGGGGCGCCTTCGACGTGGACAACACCAGCACCCTGCCCAACAAGCTGCCGTTCTGCGACTTCGGCGAGGTGGTCGACCCGCCGTCGGCCGACGTCACCGCCCATGTGGTGGAGATGCTGGCCGAGGTCGGCAAGGCGGACGACCCGCGCACCCGCCGGGGCGTCGAGTGGCTGCTGAAGAACCAGGAGGCCGAGGGCTCCTGGTTCGGCCGCTGGGGCACCAACTACATCTACGGCACCGGTTCGGTGGTGCCGGCCCTGGTCGCCGCCGGGGTGCCGGAGTCCGACCCGGCGATCCGGCGCGCGGTGCGCTGGCTGGAGGAGCGGCAGAACCAGGACGGCGGTTGGGGCGAGGACATGCGCTCCTACGAGGACCCGGAGAAGTGGTCCGGGCGCGGCGACTCCACCGCCTCGCAGACCGCCTGGGCGCTGATGGCGCTGCTGGCGGCGGGCGAAGGCCCGGGCGGCCGGTTCGCACCGCAGGACGGCCGCGGCACCGCCGCGGTCGAACGCGGCGTGCGCTGGCTGGCGGCCACCCAGTTGGCCGAGGGCAGCTGGGACGAACCGCAGTTCACCGGGACCGGCTTCCCGTGGGACTTCTCGATCAACTACCACCTCTACCGGCTGGTCTTCCCGGTCACCGCGCTCGGTCGCTACCTGCACGGCAACCCCGTGCTGGGCGATCCCCGGAGGGCCACGTGAACCGTCCTCTGCTCGTGCTGTGCGCGCTGGCGCCCGAGGAGTGGGCGCTGCGCGGCGGCGACTGGGCGAACGCCCTGGGTGGTCCGGCGGTGCTGGCGCGCACCGGCATGGGCCCGGAGCGGGCCGCACGGACCGTCAGCACCCTGCTGGCGGCCGGGCCACAGGCCTACGGCGCGGTGCTGATGACCGGATTCTGCGCCGCCTCGGCGCCGGGAACAAGACCGGGCGAGGTGATTGTTGCCGACAGGGTGCACTCCGCCTCGGGATGTTCAACTGCTACCCGGTTGCCCGATGTTCTCGCCCAGGCCCTGCGGGGCCTGGGTCTCGGTGTGCGCGTCGGAGCGCTCCACACG from Kitasatospora azatica KCTC 9699 harbors:
- a CDS encoding phosphorylase family protein, with translation MNRPLLVLCALAPEEWALRGGDWANALGGPAVLARTGMGPERAARTVSTLLAAGPQAYGAVLMTGFCAASAPGTRPGEVIVADRVHSASGCSTATRLPDVLAQALRGLGLGVRVGALHTADHVVRGHERRVLHRAGVTAVDMESAAVLDRLPDGLPVAAVRVVVDTPERELLRPGTIPAGLRAFRTLRATVPALLGWHRAVSGAAVGTTHLRSIPEPSDLFPMTHSSLPTLPQEAS